In a genomic window of Candidatus Methylomirabilota bacterium:
- a CDS encoding penicillin-binding protein 1A → MRTNYSRAKWRAIVVALLISATLGATAWGAPPAREEDLPNLPQLAIFQPGEPSLLYDDEERVLSSVVPEYRVFVPLSRIPLKLRQAIIAAEDARFYEHGALDLQGIARAAVRNLMSVSVKEGGSTITQQLAKTLFLSHERTIGRKVKELQLASELEQRYTKDQILEMYLNSIYFGHGAYGVEAAARTYFSKSVTELTLPEAALLAGLPRAPGRYSPLIDAKRAKARRQYVLDRMAATGALKQAQARRANLTPVSVNPMFRSKGMAPWFVDYVRQYLETRLSQTLVRQGGLKIYTTLNAGMQRAAVKAMSRGIAAIVKRKDGQKEGGNAAPEGALVALDARTGEIKAWVGGSDYGRSQFNRVVQARRQPGSAFKPLVYAAAFERGLTPSTVIDDAPISFEIGAGRRSETWAPENVDRKYRGLVTLRQALEESINVPTVRLIAAIGVDPVIDLAHRLGITSELRREYALALGVSEVSLLEMASAYQAFANRGSWTPPFAIRRVVGPGETVLEEQSPQPQQVLREEVAFVLTSVLEGVVERGTGKAARRIGRPVAAKTGTTQAAEDLWFIGYTPSVVAGIWLGYDQRRPIGSHETAGKVAAPIWVDFMKQSLGNSPVEAFLPPEGVVQVLVNRKTGQPTSSSDPDAFGEYFIRGQEELAPSALVLPTTNAASPGPSDNAVLPPLPSQ, encoded by the coding sequence ATGCGAACGAACTACTCTAGAGCCAAATGGCGAGCGATAGTCGTTGCCCTTCTGATAAGCGCGACACTCGGCGCCACTGCATGGGGAGCCCCTCCGGCGCGCGAGGAGGATCTGCCCAACCTGCCACAACTGGCGATCTTTCAGCCCGGCGAGCCAAGCCTCCTTTACGATGATGAAGAAAGGGTGCTCAGCTCCGTTGTTCCGGAATACCGGGTCTTTGTCCCGCTTTCCCGGATTCCCTTGAAGTTACGACAGGCTATCATCGCCGCCGAGGACGCCCGCTTTTATGAGCATGGGGCGCTTGACCTGCAAGGGATCGCCAGGGCAGCCGTGAGAAATCTTATGTCTGTTTCCGTAAAGGAAGGGGGCAGTACCATCACGCAGCAACTTGCGAAGACTCTGTTTTTAAGCCACGAGCGGACTATCGGACGGAAGGTCAAGGAGCTGCAGCTTGCCAGTGAACTCGAACAGCGCTACACAAAAGATCAGATCCTGGAGATGTACCTGAATTCCATTTATTTCGGTCATGGGGCGTACGGGGTCGAGGCAGCCGCACGGACCTATTTCAGCAAAAGCGTCACGGAACTCACCCTGCCGGAAGCGGCGCTGCTCGCCGGACTTCCCCGCGCGCCCGGCAGGTACTCGCCGCTGATCGATGCCAAGCGCGCCAAGGCGCGTCGGCAGTACGTACTGGACCGGATGGCGGCAACAGGCGCGCTCAAACAGGCCCAGGCGCGCCGGGCCAATCTTACGCCTGTTTCGGTGAATCCGATGTTTCGATCGAAGGGCATGGCGCCATGGTTCGTCGATTATGTCCGACAGTATCTTGAGACGCGCTTGAGCCAGACCCTGGTCCGCCAAGGTGGGCTGAAGATCTATACGACATTGAATGCCGGCATGCAGCGGGCAGCGGTCAAGGCGATGAGCCGGGGTATTGCTGCCATCGTCAAGCGTAAGGACGGACAAAAGGAGGGTGGAAACGCGGCACCGGAGGGGGCGCTGGTTGCCCTTGATGCCAGGACCGGTGAGATCAAGGCGTGGGTGGGCGGCTCAGACTACGGCCGGAGCCAGTTTAACCGGGTTGTGCAGGCGCGACGCCAGCCCGGCTCGGCCTTCAAACCGCTCGTCTATGCGGCGGCGTTTGAGCGGGGACTTACGCCGTCGACCGTTATTGACGATGCCCCCATCAGCTTTGAGATCGGTGCGGGGAGGCGAAGTGAAACGTGGGCCCCAGAGAATGTGGACCGTAAGTATCGTGGGCTGGTGACGCTTCGTCAGGCGCTTGAAGAGTCGATCAATGTTCCGACCGTCCGCCTGATTGCCGCAATCGGGGTCGATCCGGTCATCGACCTTGCCCATCGGCTTGGGATTACCTCGGAGCTTCGGCGGGAGTACGCCCTCGCCCTTGGAGTCTCTGAGGTAAGTCTGTTGGAGATGGCGTCGGCCTATCAGGCGTTCGCCAATCGTGGGAGTTGGACACCGCCCTTCGCCATCCGCCGGGTAGTGGGTCCTGGCGAGACCGTACTCGAAGAACAGTCGCCCCAGCCGCAACAGGTCTTGCGCGAGGAGGTCGCCTTTGTCCTGACCTCGGTCCTTGAGGGCGTGGTCGAACGCGGGACGGGTAAGGCCGCCAGGCGTATCGGGCGCCCGGTCGCCGCGAAGACCGGGACCACTCAGGCTGCAGAAGATCTCTGGTTCATCGGGTATACCCCGAGTGTTGTGGCGGGGATCTGGCTGGGTTACGATCAACGCCGTCCGATCGGCTCTCACGAGACGGCCGGCAAAGTAGCCGCGCCCATCTGGGTTGATTTTATGAAGCAGAGCCTTGGCAATAGCCCCGTTGAGGCCTTTCTCCCGCCTGAAGGGGTCGTTCAGGTGCTGGTCAATCGAAAGACGGGACAGCCGACCTCATCGAGCGATCCCGATGCCTTCGGCGAATACTTTATTAGAGGACAGGAAGAGCTGGCGCCTTCAGCCCTAGTGCTGCCAACGACTAACGCCGCTTCACCGGGGCCGAGCGATAACGCCGTCCTTCCGCCTCTCCCCAGCCAGTGA
- a CDS encoding Eco57I restriction-modification methylase domain-containing protein yields the protein MSKTVDQGKNEIAKLCQYFATNRQAFLAPGVKEAHIRQSLIDPLFESLGWDVRNTAMTAPQYREVIPEDSLDVEGQQKAPDYTFRVGTLSKFYAEAKRCGVNISADPAPAYQLRRYGWSAKLALSILTDFEELGVYDCTARPRPSDKASHARIQHFRFDEYSDRWRELWDVFSREAVWSGAFDQYAASKRKRGTSEVDVEFLKEIEGWRLALAGNIALRNKDLSLDDLNAAVQLTIDRVVFLRMAEDRGLEPEQQLLKLCERPDIYPRFIRDLCRRADQKYNSGLFHFQKETGVPEDPDRITPKLAVDDKVLKSILQSLYFAYGSPYHFGVLPVEILGTVYERFLGKVIRLTAGHQAKVEEKPEVRKAGGVYYTPAYIVEYIVKHTVGRQIEGRSPTQLAGGKDRPPLRVLDMACGSGSFLLGAYQCLLDYCLKWYIEHKPEICKKAVYKDPRNGQWRLTIEEKKRILTTHLFGVDIDAQAVEVTKLSLLLKVLEGETDQSLHLGLLPFSDRALPNLADNIKCGNSLIGPDYFTGKLNLDPEEMKRVNPFDWSQGFPDAMKAGGFDCIIGNPPYVRQESLSSIKDYLEQNYEAYVSAADLYTYFMEQGVRLLRDGGRFSFIVSSSFLRTTYGQMLRRVLKKHAAVMRIVDFGGLPVFENAKDTYVCIPLLAKTRQPARVEVSRLPSLQFQDMNAIVSANRFTIPHERLSAEAWALTSDEEAGVFAKVMKSGKPLGDYVGAKIFYGIKTGLNGAFVIDHTMRDRLTDEHPKSAELIKPFLGGEEIRRYLIEDDGRHLIVIPSGWTRQEMAKAGKRAEHISERAAWAWFSTEHPSIVVHLEPFEDALRKRQDQGDYWWELRPCNYYEYFDRSKIIFPDICKEPRFYLDRSGIYLANTAYCLGVDDTYLLGILNSRLFWFAISNISIPFGVRAGKYRYRLIYQYMEKAPIRVIDFSNSADKARHDRTVTLVASMQTLHKQLATAKSAAQKAIIQRQIDATDAEIDRLVYDLYGLTAEEIAIVEGER from the coding sequence ATGAGCAAGACTGTTGACCAAGGCAAAAACGAAATCGCCAAGCTGTGCCAGTACTTCGCGACCAACCGCCAGGCGTTTCTTGCCCCAGGCGTCAAGGAAGCTCACATCCGCCAATCGCTGATCGACCCCCTGTTTGAATCGCTAGGCTGGGACGTCCGCAATACCGCGATGACCGCGCCCCAGTACCGGGAAGTCATTCCCGAGGACAGCCTGGACGTGGAAGGGCAACAGAAGGCCCCGGATTATACGTTCCGTGTCGGCACCCTGAGCAAGTTTTACGCTGAGGCCAAGAGGTGTGGCGTCAATATCAGCGCGGATCCCGCTCCCGCCTATCAGCTTCGCCGATACGGGTGGAGCGCCAAGCTCGCGCTGTCCATTCTGACCGACTTTGAGGAACTGGGCGTGTACGATTGCACCGCGCGCCCCCGCCCGAGCGACAAGGCGAGCCATGCCCGAATTCAACACTTCCGTTTCGACGAATACTCCGACCGTTGGCGCGAGTTGTGGGACGTGTTTTCGCGCGAAGCCGTCTGGTCCGGGGCGTTTGACCAGTACGCCGCGTCCAAGCGCAAGCGCGGCACGTCCGAAGTGGACGTGGAGTTCTTGAAGGAAATCGAGGGCTGGCGGCTCGCGCTGGCCGGGAACATCGCCCTTCGGAATAAGGACCTGTCTTTGGATGATCTGAACGCGGCCGTACAACTGACGATTGACCGCGTGGTGTTCCTTCGCATGGCGGAAGACCGGGGGCTTGAACCTGAGCAGCAACTTTTGAAGCTGTGCGAACGGCCCGACATTTATCCCCGCTTCATACGCGACCTGTGTCGCCGGGCCGACCAGAAGTACAACTCCGGGCTGTTCCATTTCCAGAAGGAAACCGGAGTACCAGAAGATCCCGACCGGATCACGCCGAAGCTGGCAGTGGACGACAAGGTGTTGAAGTCGATCCTACAAAGCCTGTACTTCGCCTACGGTTCGCCCTATCACTTCGGTGTCCTGCCCGTCGAAATCCTTGGAACCGTCTATGAGCGGTTCTTGGGCAAGGTGATTCGACTGACGGCGGGTCACCAAGCCAAGGTTGAGGAAAAGCCCGAAGTGCGCAAGGCTGGGGGCGTCTACTACACGCCGGCCTACATCGTCGAGTACATCGTCAAGCACACCGTTGGCCGACAGATTGAAGGGCGAAGCCCCACCCAACTGGCTGGCGGCAAGGACAGACCCCCGCTCCGCGTCCTGGACATGGCGTGCGGAAGCGGGTCATTCTTGTTAGGCGCGTACCAGTGCCTTCTGGACTACTGCTTGAAGTGGTACATCGAACACAAGCCGGAAATCTGTAAGAAGGCCGTCTACAAGGATCCCCGCAACGGCCAATGGCGGCTCACCATCGAGGAAAAGAAACGAATCCTCACGACGCATCTCTTCGGCGTGGACATCGACGCCCAGGCCGTGGAGGTGACCAAACTCTCTCTGCTGCTGAAGGTACTGGAAGGCGAAACCGACCAAAGCCTGCACTTAGGCCTATTGCCCTTCAGCGACCGCGCTCTTCCCAACCTCGCCGACAACATCAAGTGCGGCAATTCCCTGATCGGCCCGGATTACTTCACCGGCAAGTTGAATCTCGACCCCGAGGAAATGAAGCGGGTCAACCCGTTTGACTGGAGCCAAGGCTTCCCAGACGCGATGAAGGCCGGGGGCTTCGACTGCATCATCGGCAACCCGCCGTATGTCAGGCAGGAATCCTTATCCAGCATCAAGGACTATTTGGAACAAAATTACGAGGCATACGTCAGTGCTGCGGACCTATACACCTATTTCATGGAGCAAGGTGTCAGGTTGCTCCGTGATGGTGGCCGCTTTAGCTTTATCGTGTCCAGCAGCTTCCTTCGTACGACCTACGGCCAGATGCTCCGCCGCGTGCTGAAGAAACACGCCGCCGTGATGCGCATCGTTGACTTCGGCGGGCTGCCCGTGTTCGAGAACGCCAAAGACACCTACGTGTGCATTCCCCTATTGGCCAAAACCAGGCAGCCCGCACGCGTGGAAGTCTCGCGGCTTCCCTCGCTGCAATTCCAGGATATGAACGCAATCGTGAGCGCCAACCGGTTTACCATTCCGCACGAGCGACTCTCCGCTGAGGCGTGGGCGTTGACGTCGGATGAGGAAGCTGGGGTTTTCGCCAAGGTGATGAAATCTGGAAAGCCGCTGGGAGATTATGTTGGAGCCAAGATTTTCTATGGAATCAAGACCGGCTTGAATGGGGCCTTCGTCATCGACCACACTATGCGCGATCGCCTGACCGACGAACACCCGAAAAGCGCGGAACTCATCAAACCCTTCCTAGGCGGCGAGGAGATTCGGCGCTACCTCATCGAGGACGATGGGCGGCATCTCATCGTCATTCCGTCTGGCTGGACTCGGCAGGAAATGGCCAAGGCTGGAAAGAGGGCAGAACACATTTCGGAACGTGCCGCGTGGGCTTGGTTTTCCACGGAGCATCCGAGCATCGTCGTGCACTTGGAGCCATTCGAGGATGCTCTTCGCAAGCGTCAAGACCAAGGCGACTACTGGTGGGAGCTTCGACCTTGCAACTACTACGAGTATTTCGACCGCTCCAAAATCATCTTCCCCGACATCTGTAAAGAGCCGCGATTCTACCTCGACCGGAGCGGCATTTATCTGGCCAATACCGCCTATTGCCTCGGCGTGGACGACACTTACCTGCTCGGCATCCTGAATAGTCGCCTGTTCTGGTTTGCGATCAGCAACATCAGTATCCCGTTCGGCGTCCGGGCGGGCAAGTACCGCTACCGACTCATCTACCAATACATGGAGAAAGCCCCAATCCGAGTTATTGATTTCTCCAACAGCGCCGACAAAGCCCGCCATGACCGCACGGTAACACTTGTCGCTTCAATGCAGACCTTACACAAGCAACTTGCTACCGCAAAGTCTGCCGCGCAGAAGGCCATCATCCAGCGCCAGATTGACGCGACGGACGCGGAGATTGACCGGCTGGTGTACGACCTGTACGGCCTGACGGCCGAGGAAATCGCCATTGTAGAAGGTGAACGATGA